A window of the Zeugodacus cucurbitae isolate PBARC_wt_2022May chromosome 2, idZeuCucr1.2, whole genome shotgun sequence genome harbors these coding sequences:
- the LOC128921356 gene encoding UDP-glycosyltransferase UGT5-like: MCAIKCIAIVVWILMCSLNSLESAKILAVHPIPGPSHYMFIQSYLKRLAARGHEITSVSPFPQKTPIKNIRDLTLQIDKSGHKERIINLIEEAYESKLDQLKRVRDYVTSSSLLVLRNEEFQKLLRSDEQFDLIIIEVFCQDSLYALGQHFRAPMIGVSPFSTDVVIDELVDNTSPVAYVPAPSGTNLDRMNFWQRLDNLYAYTIELLYNHLVIIPEQQRYYETYFPNATMRLTDVRKDFSLLLLNQHYSFSWPRPLVPNAIEVAGMHIDHKPSKIPDDMEAFINASPRGAIYFSMGSNIKSEFLPKHKLQDIMNAFASLPVNVLWKFEKTDLVGKPKNVYINKWFPQSDILAHPKVKLFITHGGMHSLIEAVHYGKPIVGMPVFYDQYLNVEKAVSKGFGLALNFRNFTSAELRDAILEVLNNPKYTELAREISATFHDRPMKPLDAAIYWTEYVLRHKGAPQMRVAARHLNFLQRHSVDTVVVLFAIPLLLILLITRLILVIFRGKDYVSKKLKHE; this comes from the exons atgtGTGCAATCAAATGCATAGCTATTGTTGTGTGGATCTTAATGTGTAGTTTAAATTCATTGGAATCCGCAAAAATACTTGCTGTTCACCCAATTCCGGGTCCTTCTCATTACATGTTTATACAGTCGTATTTGAAGAGATTGGCGGCGCGTGGACATGAGATCACTTCAGTTTCGCCTTTTCCACAAAAAACACCCATAAAGAACATTCGTGATTTAACATTACAAATAGACAAGTCGGGACATAAAG AAAGAATAATCAATTTGATCGAAGAAGCTTATGAAAGTAAATTGGACCAGCTGAAGAGGGTTAGGGACTATGTGACATCGTCTTCTTTGCTTGTGTTGAGGAATGaagaatttcaaaaactattgcGCTCAGATGAACAGTTTGATCTCATCATTATCGAAGTATTCTGTCAAGATTCGCTTTACGCATTGGGTCAACATTTCAGAGCGCCAATGATTGGGGTGTCCCCATTTAGTACAGATGTTGTGATCGACGAGTTGGTGGATAACACTTCGCCGGTGGCATATGTACCAGCACCTAGCGGCACGAACTTGGATCGCATGAATTTCTGGCAACGCCTAGATAACCTATATGCTTACACCATAGAGCTTTTGTATAATCATTTAGTTATAATACCAGAGCAGCAGCGATACTATGAAACGTATTTTCCTAATGCGACTATGCGCTTAACAGATGTTCGTAAAGATTTTTCTCTTTTGCTGCTCAATCAACATTACTCATTCAGTTGGCCACGTCCATTAGTGCCGAATGCAATCGAAGTGGCTGGTATGCATATTGATCACAAACCAAGTAAAATACCAGACGATATGGAAGCTTTTATTAATGCCTCCCCTAGAGGTGCTATCTACTTCTCAATGGGTTCGAATATAAAGAGCGAATTTTTGCCGAAACATAAATTGCAAGATATTATGAACGCATTTGCCTCACTGCCCGTGAACGTGTTGTGGAAATTTGAGAAGACTGATCTAGTTGGTAAACCAAAGAATGTCTACATTAACAAATGGTTTCCACAATCCGACATACTAGCTCACCCCAAAGTGAAACTTTTCATTACACATGGTGGCATGCACAGTCTGATAGAAGCAGTGCATTATGGCAAACCGATTGTGGGTATGCCAGTATTCTACGATCAATATTTAAATGTGGAAAAAGCAGTGAGTAAAGGTTTCGGTCTTGCTCTTAACTTTCGAAATTTCACCAGTGCCGAGCTGCGTGATGCCATTTTGGAGGTATTGAACAATCCCAAGTATACCGAACTAGCGCGAGAGATATCTGCGACTTTCCATGATCGACCAATGAAACCGCTCGATGCGGCAATCTATTGGACTGAATATGTGCTGAGACATAAGGGTGCCCCACAAATGCGTGTTGCCGCAcgtcatttaaatttcttacAACGCCATAGTGTGGATACAGTTGTTGTGTTATTTGCTATTccattgttgttgattttattaataactCGTTTGATATTGGTTATATTCAGAGGTAAAGATTATGTGAGTAAGAAGTTAAAGCATGAGTAA
- the LOC128921357 gene encoding UDP-glucosyltransferase 2-like: MRRIAFVTLTLAVAAIAPRFTESAKILVVCPCMDPSQYICVQSYLKTLAARGHEITSVSAFPQKKPLKNFRDITLINRYTERAREISATFHDRPMKPLDAAIYWTEYVLRHKGAPQLREAARHWNFLQRHSVDTIAILFGIPLLLIIFITRGICKLLLAIFRSKDRENKKQKNE, encoded by the coding sequence atgagACGGATTGCATTTGTAACATTGACATTAGCGGTGGCTGCGATTGCACCAAGATTCACGGAATCGGCAAAAATACTTGTTGTATGTCCTTGTATGGATCCCTCGCAGTATATCTGTGTGCAGTCGTATTTGAAGACATTGGCAGCGCGCGGACATGAAATCACTTCGGTATCGGCATTTCCTCAAAAGAAACCGTTAAAAAACTTTCGTGATATAACATTAATTAACAGGTATACCGAACGAGCGCGAGAGATATCTGCAACTTTCCATGATCGACCAATGAAACCGCTCGATGCGGCAATCTATTGGACTGAATATGTGCTGAGACATAAGGGTGCGCCACAATTGCGTGAAGCCGCACGTCATTGGAATTTTCTACAACGCCATAGTGTCGATACAATCGCGATATTATTTGGTATTCCATTGTTAttgattatatttataactCGCGGTATTTGCAAGTTGTTATTGGCTATATTCAGAAGTAAAGACCGTGAGAACAAGAAGCAAAAGAACGAATAA